One genomic segment of Francisella persica ATCC VR-331 includes these proteins:
- the pdpE gene encoding type VI secretion system protein PdpE, with translation MSKKIFKLSLLILLVFNIGQSGFSNVITAGEFELKNSSRQDATILLNLDDICPTNIKPCKDESDNNCIYMTELIREPLSRINYYLSVTITGESVKDLTISYKYDKKNTLPEVIDLCLSLFKNDKYETYHSKATYNWFVSSQLYLSDDEGSILINENNKTCQKNYNEGNFLDINIERITYGWTPPYYEKKITII, from the coding sequence ATGAGTAAAAAAATATTTAAATTATCATTATTAATTTTACTAGTATTCAATATCGGTCAATCAGGATTTAGTAATGTAATAACAGCCGGTGAATTTGAATTAAAAAATAGCTCTCGGCAAGATGCTACTATTTTGCTAAACTTAGATGATATATGCCCAACTAATATAAAACCATGTAAAGATGAGAGTGATAATAATTGTATTTATATGACTGAATTAATTAGAGAACCACTTAGTCGTATTAATTATTATTTATCTGTCACAATTACTGGAGAATCAGTTAAAGATTTAACAATTTCCTATAAATATGATAAAAAAAATACTCTTCCAGAAGTTATAGATTTATGCTTAAGTCTATTTAAAAATGATAAATATGAAACATACCATTCAAAAGCTACTTATAATTGGTTTGTATCTTCACAATTGTATTTATCAGATGATGAAGGAAGTATTCTAATAAATGAAAATAATAAAACTTGTCAAAAGAATTATAACGAAGGCAATTTTTTAGATATAAATATTGAACGAATAACTTATGGCTGGACTCCTCCTTATTATGAGAAGAAAATTACTATAATATAA
- the iglJ gene encoding type VI secretion system baseplate protein IglJ: MKYINNINKSISLNNFISFLKNQKYPLEKIKLIPVLIDNVSSYTILDIYEDQETLNVKINVFKIKPFAKLQSMYQEYIQNNNSLAIQVLEYGIKVLLNIYVLDNKMLYKLTQENTYIKSAPKHTIDSIINSLYKLLSEDYCTVINYTEKPVNIRRKQRLIRHSSVGNTFLGGNMPSIIYIINISIFLLRRNESIIEKIKSQIKKIEEKITDSPFKIEFQISIENSRKNCIYLGYFSL, encoded by the coding sequence ATGAAATATATCAATAATATCAATAAAAGTATCTCACTAAATAATTTTATAAGCTTTCTAAAGAATCAGAAGTACCCTTTAGAAAAAATAAAGCTTATACCAGTACTAATAGACAATGTATCATCATATACCATATTAGATATTTATGAAGATCAAGAAACTCTAAACGTAAAAATAAATGTATTTAAAATTAAGCCATTCGCCAAATTACAAAGCATGTATCAAGAATATATCCAAAACAATAATAGTTTGGCTATTCAAGTGCTTGAATATGGTATAAAAGTTCTACTAAATATATACGTTCTAGATAATAAAATGCTATACAAACTAACACAAGAAAATACTTATATTAAATCTGCCCCTAAACACACTATAGATAGCATAATAAATAGCCTATACAAATTACTCTCAGAAGACTATTGTACTGTAATAAATTATACAGAAAAGCCAGTTAACATTAGAAGAAAACAAAGATTAATAAGGCACTCTAGCGTTGGAAACACTTTCTTAGGAGGAAATATGCCCTCAATTATATATATTATAAATATCAGTATATTCCTTCTTAGAAGGAATGAATCTATTATAGAAAAAATCAAATCACAAATTAAAAAAATTGAGGAAAAAATTACAGACAGCCCATTTAAAATAGAGTTCCAAATATCAATTGAAAATAGTAGAAAAAATTGTATATACTTAGGTTATTTTAGTTTATAA
- a CDS encoding type VI secretion system protein IglI family protein: protein MSELMYILQNIELVTLNKINLISNMQIQAKYENAEYKSFIKKIQYIINDTKNIDIYNLFLALNSEICLSLAELEKIPEIISSYYSFLSTKFTEISPADPKQKSELSEKGMNKFLFMLQTNFAEIKNYNNLSSKDIQSIIDLVQNIIFFFDENHLNYDADTNLRLNKTLKKIKDSLLLEEKKYQEIDVSSDKEATNKSSSSQNIQKTLSENINNTTKGSLKWITLIEKIEVLKSLIDSERIFETSIVYNDIQNLLANFDPKEYFPEVFFPLYQKIAPFISNIHKTIDYYSSSIEWSIAEKMYNIDYNKFLHTLEKMPENNFLNSFSEVNKNYFYETSSEVKKTPTENHKIMADTDAIKEEIGIKQHTNTKKNQNSTTEGISDQIDENYFEDFFNM from the coding sequence ATGAGTGAACTCATGTATATATTGCAAAATATCGAGTTAGTAACATTAAATAAAATAAATCTTATCAGCAACATGCAAATTCAAGCAAAATATGAAAATGCTGAATATAAATCTTTTATTAAAAAAATACAATATATTATTAATGACACAAAAAATATAGATATATACAATTTATTTTTAGCCTTAAACTCAGAAATATGTCTTAGCTTAGCTGAACTTGAAAAGATACCGGAAATTATTAGCTCATATTACTCTTTTTTAAGTACTAAATTTACAGAAATAAGTCCTGCAGACCCAAAACAAAAAAGTGAATTATCTGAAAAAGGTATGAATAAATTTTTATTTATGCTTCAAACTAATTTCGCAGAAATAAAAAACTATAATAATCTTTCATCTAAAGACATACAATCAATTATAGATTTAGTACAAAACATAATATTTTTTTTTGATGAAAATCATCTTAATTATGATGCTGATACAAATCTACGATTAAATAAAACCCTTAAAAAAATCAAAGACTCACTACTATTAGAAGAGAAAAAGTATCAAGAGATTGATGTTAGCTCTGATAAAGAAGCTACAAATAAATCTTCTTCTAGTCAGAATATACAAAAAACCTTATCAGAAAATATTAACAATACTACTAAAGGTTCTTTAAAGTGGATAACGCTTATTGAGAAAATAGAAGTTTTAAAATCATTGATCGATAGTGAAAGGATATTTGAAACGTCTATTGTCTATAATGATATCCAGAATCTATTAGCAAACTTTGATCCTAAAGAGTATTTCCCAGAAGTTTTTTTCCCTTTATATCAAAAAATAGCACCATTTATTAGTAATATACATAAGACTATAGATTATTATTCATCAAGTATAGAATGGAGTATAGCTGAAAAAATGTATAATATAGATTATAACAAGTTCTTACATACACTTGAAAAAATGCCAGAAAATAACTTTCTAAACTCTTTTTCTGAGGTAAATAAAAATTACTTTTATGAAACATCTTCAGAAGTAAAAAAAACTCCTACAGAAAATCATAAAATAATGGCTGATACAGATGCTATTAAAGAAGAAATAGGAATAAAACAACATACTAATACTAAAAAAAATCAAAATTCTACTACAGAAGGTATTTCAGATCAGATAGATGAAAATTATTTTGAAGATTTTTTTAACATGTAA
- a CDS encoding DotU family type IV/VI secretion system protein: protein MESFLEIEIILNIIENTSEITKEHNVDNEQIAYYRNNIRKNIFFLQEELLEKYSETICKYVVFPILAYVDEKLMLLKEQSGSSISWSLLQLEYYDRKNGGEYVFEIIDNLLSDNIYPQICYQTMSIILHNDFYGKYYENIYNHSFLTYKKEVDKYLDKLSETDLNNFIDISVNSSPPLRRYHKIIKILLIISVPVGLFAISLLIFLS from the coding sequence ATGGAAAGTTTTTTAGAAATAGAAATTATTCTAAATATAATAGAAAATACCAGCGAAATTACTAAAGAGCATAATGTTGACAATGAACAAATAGCTTATTATCGAAATAATATAAGAAAAAATATTTTCTTTCTTCAAGAAGAGCTTTTAGAAAAATATAGTGAAACTATATGTAAGTATGTAGTTTTTCCGATACTTGCATACGTTGATGAGAAACTAATGTTACTTAAAGAACAATCAGGAAGTAGTATTTCTTGGAGTTTACTACAATTAGAGTATTATGATAGAAAAAATGGTGGCGAATATGTATTCGAAATAATAGATAATCTTTTATCTGATAACATATATCCTCAAATTTGCTATCAAACAATGTCTATTATTTTACATAATGACTTTTATGGTAAATACTATGAAAATATATACAATCACAGCTTTCTTACTTACAAGAAAGAAGTAGATAAATATTTAGATAAACTTTCTGAAACAGATTTAAACAATTTTATTGATATTTCCGTTAATAGTAGTCCACCATTGCGAAGATATCATAAAATTATAAAAATATTATTAATAATTAGTGTTCCAGTAGGTTTATTCGCTATAAGTTTGTTGATTTTCTTAAGTTAG
- the iglH gene encoding type VI secretion system baseplate subunit TssF/IglH — translation MDGLNKELTTSEAVILKRTFEQIGNNIISDLDKRINDYSNSLLFKYYSSLYYFLPKSCLLEVKDKGHNGYYIYPNEHFFIEDKRNNKVLTYSTKSENIVLPIQEIKTIKQNETSLNLSISFYNHFEYDNLTIWLDPELCIQNPFLATYIFNQIISNSATARIEFSSHSYATRDIEIKPINIQLRPTEILILNLHLPSLMYGFNIKIKDLFKYKNDDFKKIDLFLKVMIDNYPEEKINSLFKANLIPVFNSFNDYSNSTTALINFSNIKLAHYQKDDAQAIEVLSVYENNKQCTFDSFLFSGLNEYYFNRNTQSLNYNVVFPQLSNKIVETKVHTYATWTQITEISDIIEISSNAITSINSNISPVIINNAIHNYNHNSMFNMVDMIISKNIYSKTTFLAIAKLLKVDTNNISFLSELLQNVEVNLITNELILTTTDKYNKKHKHFLYFFVNIICKFISQNTFCFIKKIVLNDLR, via the coding sequence ATGGATGGTTTAAATAAAGAATTAACTACAAGTGAAGCTGTTATTCTTAAAAGAACTTTTGAGCAAATAGGTAATAATATAATAAGTGACTTAGATAAAAGAATAAATGACTATAGTAATAGCTTATTATTTAAGTACTATAGTAGCCTTTATTATTTCCTTCCTAAGTCATGTTTATTGGAAGTAAAGGATAAAGGACATAATGGCTATTATATTTATCCCAATGAACACTTTTTCATAGAGGATAAAAGAAATAATAAAGTTTTGACTTATAGCACAAAATCAGAAAACATAGTATTACCAATTCAAGAAATTAAAACTATAAAACAAAATGAAACATCTTTAAATTTATCCATAAGTTTTTATAATCACTTTGAATATGATAATTTAACAATATGGTTAGATCCAGAATTATGCATTCAGAATCCTTTTCTTGCAACGTATATTTTTAATCAAATAATTAGTAACTCTGCTACTGCAAGAATTGAGTTTTCAAGTCATAGCTATGCTACGAGAGATATAGAAATTAAGCCTATTAACATACAGCTAAGACCTACTGAAATATTAATTCTCAATTTACACTTACCTAGTTTAATGTATGGATTTAATATAAAGATTAAAGATTTATTCAAATATAAAAACGATGACTTTAAGAAAATAGATTTATTCTTAAAAGTTATGATTGATAATTATCCTGAAGAAAAAATAAATTCCTTATTCAAAGCAAATTTAATCCCAGTATTCAATAGTTTCAATGATTATTCTAATTCAACTACTGCTCTGATTAACTTTTCTAATATTAAGCTTGCGCATTATCAAAAAGATGATGCTCAAGCTATTGAAGTACTATCAGTTTATGAAAATAACAAACAATGTACTTTTGACAGTTTTCTTTTCTCAGGACTAAATGAGTACTATTTTAATCGTAATACACAATCTCTAAATTATAATGTAGTCTTTCCGCAACTTAGCAACAAAATAGTAGAAACAAAAGTTCATACATACGCAACCTGGACACAGATAACTGAAATTTCTGATATAATTGAAATTAGTTCAAACGCAATAACATCGATTAATTCTAATATATCACCAGTAATTATAAATAATGCAATACATAATTATAATCATAATTCTATGTTTAATATGGTAGATATGATTATTTCTAAGAATATATATTCAAAAACAACTTTTCTAGCTATAGCAAAGCTTTTAAAGGTCGATACTAATAATATATCATTCTTATCAGAATTGTTACAAAATGTAGAAGTGAATCTTATTACAAATGAACTAATTTTAACTACAACTGATAAATATAACAAAAAACACAAACATTTTTTATATTTTTTTGTAAATATTATATGCAAATTTATAAGTCAAAACACTTTTTGTTTTATTAAGAAAATAGTTTTGAATGACTTAAGATAA
- the iglG gene encoding type VI secretion system PAAR-like protein IglG: MLANIDDSLKRLEQIKANDKSIKNSIDDLVSELNNIKTLLSPTQLNISDNASTLVPSMGAQIKCSFSLAPGTYLSTRVNTLSGSLPASNITDSKLGTNILPFAGCTNPANPTMNPFSFPWVCIPNLSLFIPTNPTTLLEDAPITTMNSKAMCMFAPGGMVSFISSGQINVKTT; this comes from the coding sequence ATGTTAGCTAATATAGATGACTCGTTAAAACGCTTAGAGCAAATAAAAGCTAATGATAAAAGTATTAAAAATTCGATAGATGATTTAGTTTCAGAATTAAATAATATAAAAACTCTGCTATCACCTACACAGCTAAATATATCAGATAACGCATCAACTTTAGTACCTTCAATGGGAGCTCAAATTAAATGCTCTTTCAGCCTAGCTCCAGGTACTTATCTTAGTACTAGGGTAAATACATTGTCAGGCAGCCTACCTGCTTCAAATATTACAGACTCTAAACTCGGAACGAACATACTGCCTTTTGCTGGGTGTACAAACCCAGCTAACCCTACTATGAACCCATTTAGCTTTCCTTGGGTATGTATCCCAAATCTTTCTCTTTTTATCCCTACTAACCCAACAACATTATTAGAGGATGCTCCCATAACTACAATGAATAGTAAAGCAATGTGTATGTTTGCTCCCGGAGGAATGGTTAGTTTTATTAGTAGTGGACAAATAAATGTAAAAACAACTTAA
- the tssI gene encoding type VI secretion system tip protein TssI/VgrG has product MSKADHIFNLEEKGLFIDIKDESKGCSTKLESSGKITTNATESIESSADKQIIKNVKDSKISISEKEIILATKKSSIMLSDNKIVLKIGNSTIVLDDSSISIESNAINVSSANTNIKASQNIGIKSLNTSIKADISLNAEGVNVNIKGSATASIKGSAATMVG; this is encoded by the coding sequence ATGTCAAAAGCAGACCATATTTTTAACTTAGAGGAAAAAGGGTTATTCATAGATATTAAAGATGAATCTAAAGGCTGCTCAACAAAACTAGAATCCTCTGGTAAGATTACTACCAATGCAACTGAGTCTATAGAATCAAGCGCAGATAAACAAATCATTAAAAATGTTAAAGACTCAAAAATCTCAATATCTGAGAAAGAAATAATCCTAGCAACAAAAAAATCAAGCATCATGCTAAGTGATAATAAAATTGTTCTAAAAATAGGCAATTCGACAATAGTCCTTGATGATTCTAGCATTTCTATTGAATCTAATGCAATTAATGTAAGTTCTGCAAACACAAATATTAAAGCATCTCAGAATATTGGTATAAAAAGCTTAAATACTAGTATCAAAGCTGATATTAGTCTTAATGCTGAAGGTGTAAATGTAAATATAAAAGGAAGTGCCACAGCAAGTATAAAAGGCTCTGCAGCTACTATGGTAGGATAG
- the iglE gene encoding type VI secretion system lipoprotein IglE encodes MYNNFLKTLFLIIVIILGLTSCTSDGLYIKNNVPKTKIVLESQPNKNIFYSDTYQSVTQRIYNDNIKVFNLKIGKNEFTLDKDNKNYAVYFILPNKKTKNWKYLINSDSTNEFIVNNDNIEKD; translated from the coding sequence ATGTACAATAACTTTTTAAAAACTCTTTTTTTAATAATAGTTATAATATTAGGACTTACTAGTTGTACAAGTGATGGTCTATATATCAAAAATAATGTTCCTAAAACAAAAATAGTTCTAGAGTCTCAACCGAACAAGAATATTTTCTACTCTGATACTTATCAGTCAGTTACTCAGAGAATTTATAACGATAACATCAAGGTATTCAATCTCAAAATAGGCAAAAATGAGTTCACTCTAGATAAAGATAATAAAAATTATGCCGTGTACTTTATATTACCAAATAAAAAGACCAAAAATTGGAAATATTTAATAAATTCTGATAGTACAAATGAGTTTATTGTAAATAATGATAATATAGAAAAAGATTAA
- a CDS encoding site-2 protease family protein, producing MDINHILMSALMAAIPLIFAITIHEAAHGFVAKIRGDDTAYKLNRVTLNPVSHIDPLGTILFPGLMLISSFLFGFPFIFGWAKPVPIDYSKLNNPRFDMSLVAIAGPLANLIMAFIWAIVAKYITLHPYIQGMAFYGIMINVVLMILNLLPIPPLDGSRIISSLLPVNLVYRYNSIEKYGFVIVLVLVIIPFNGSNLLFFIMQPFITVVINLIQFLIF from the coding sequence ATGGATATTAACCATATTTTGATGTCTGCATTAATGGCAGCTATCCCTCTGATTTTTGCAATTACAATCCATGAAGCTGCCCATGGTTTTGTAGCTAAAATTCGTGGTGATGATACAGCATATAAATTGAACAGAGTAACATTAAACCCAGTATCTCATATTGATCCTCTTGGCACTATTTTATTTCCTGGACTAATGCTTATCTCATCATTTTTGTTTGGGTTTCCTTTTATTTTTGGTTGGGCTAAACCTGTACCAATTGATTATTCTAAGTTAAATAATCCTAGGTTCGATATGTCTTTAGTTGCAATTGCTGGTCCATTAGCAAATTTAATAATGGCATTTATTTGGGCAATAGTAGCAAAATACATAACTCTACATCCTTATATCCAAGGTATGGCTTTTTATGGAATAATGATAAATGTAGTACTTATGATATTAAACTTATTACCAATTCCACCACTAGATGGTAGTAGAATAATCTCCTCTTTATTACCAGTGAATCTAGTATACAGATATAATAGTATAGAAAAATATGGCTTTGTTATTGTATTAGTATTGGTAATTATCCCTTTTAATGGATCAAACTTATTATTTTTTATAATGCAACCATTCATAACAGTAGTCATAAATTTAATTCAATTTTTAATTTTCTAA
- the fevR gene encoding transcriptional regulator FevR: protein MANQYSGNFEQIVKNRFKCSAKEILLKCQREGLSYQDAEKVLGFKHVTIRKWAKRFDIKLPPRFRSHDEHLEQKREIAYVNQCKTKKINKTNIFSRCWINMNLYSVIKAKF, encoded by the coding sequence ATGGCAAATCAATATTCTGGAAATTTTGAGCAAATTGTTAAAAATAGATTTAAATGTTCAGCTAAAGAGATCTTATTAAAATGCCAAAGAGAAGGTCTAAGTTATCAAGATGCTGAAAAAGTTTTAGGTTTCAAGCATGTTACTATCAGAAAGTGGGCAAAGAGATTTGATATTAAGTTACCACCTAGATTTAGGTCTCACGATGAGCATCTTGAACAAAAAAGAGAGATTGCATATGTAAATCAATGTAAAACAAAGAAAATCAACAAGACAAATATTTTTAGTCGTTGTTGGATAAATATGAATCTTTATTCTGTAATTAAAGCTAAATTTTGA
- the asd gene encoding archaetidylserine decarboxylase (Phosphatidylserine decarboxylase is synthesized as a single chain precursor. Generation of the pyruvoyl active site from a Ser is coupled to cleavage of a Gly-Ser bond between the larger (beta) and smaller (alpha chains). It is an integral membrane protein.): MKDNLFIYLQYLLPHAITSRLVSKLTDSKNKIIKNYLIKLAIKKFNINLAEAKETDINKYQSFNDFFIRKLKDDLRPISNDKNVISSPADGVLSQFGTITNNNLVQAKDKLFSLESLIAASSTTNFTKFATIYLSPKDYHRVHMPIDGKLTKMVYVPGKLFSVNKTTTRRVDNLFAKNERLICYFDTLIGEVAVIFVGALLVAGIETVWHGKIAPNYYKGVQAWNYNCDKFNIKFSKGDILGWFNFGSTVIVLTSGNNVNFKFDENQTNIKIQVNQNLALITE, from the coding sequence ATGAAAGACAATTTATTTATATATTTACAATATTTACTTCCTCACGCTATAACATCGCGTTTAGTTAGTAAACTTACTGATTCAAAAAATAAAATTATTAAAAACTATCTAATAAAACTTGCTATCAAAAAATTCAACATTAATTTAGCTGAAGCTAAAGAAACCGATATAAACAAATATCAATCTTTCAATGATTTTTTTATAAGAAAACTTAAGGATGATTTAAGACCTATTTCTAATGACAAAAATGTCATCTCATCACCGGCAGATGGTGTATTAAGCCAATTCGGCACAATAACCAATAATAATTTAGTTCAAGCTAAAGATAAGCTATTTTCATTAGAGTCATTAATTGCTGCAAGCTCAACAACTAATTTTACTAAATTTGCAACTATCTATCTTTCACCAAAAGATTATCATAGAGTGCATATGCCTATAGATGGTAAGCTTACAAAGATGGTTTATGTTCCAGGTAAACTTTTCTCTGTTAATAAAACAACAACCAGGAGGGTTGATAATCTCTTTGCAAAAAATGAACGTCTAATCTGTTATTTTGATACATTAATTGGAGAAGTTGCTGTAATTTTTGTTGGTGCTCTTTTAGTTGCAGGTATAGAAACTGTATGGCATGGTAAAATTGCTCCAAACTACTACAAAGGTGTACAAGCTTGGAACTACAACTGTGATAAATTTAATATCAAATTTAGTAAAGGTGATATACTTGGATGGTTTAACTTTGGTTCAACTGTAATTGTTTTAACTTCTGGAAATAACGTTAATTTCAAATTTGATGAGAATCAAACTAACATCAAAATCCAAGTCAATCAAAATTTAGCTTTAATTACAGAATAA
- a CDS encoding bifunctional nicotinamide-nucleotide adenylyltransferase/Nudix hydroxylase → MYDISVFIGRFQPFHKGHLHNILVALQNSKKIIINVGSCFNAPNIKNPFSFEQRKQMIESDLQITGIDLDIVVIEPLADYFYQEQKWHDELRKNVYKHAKNNNSIAIVGHIKDSSSYYMKSFPEWGYIAVDNYKNLNATEFRQKFYKGIILKQYMCSSDPKLGTYNFLIEFMATKAYKELIAENKYVIECRKLWQNVPFKPNFVTVDALVIVNDHILMVQRKAFPGKGLWALPGGFLECDETISQAIIRELFEETNISLTQEQLTIAKRCEKVFDYPDRSIRGRTISHVGLFVFDQWPILPEINATDDAKAAKWMALDSIIENIYDKMLEDYYQIITILLEECGKKL, encoded by the coding sequence ATGTATGATATTTCAGTTTTTATAGGAAGGTTTCAACCTTTTCATAAAGGTCATTTGCATAATATATTAGTAGCACTACAAAATAGCAAAAAAATTATCATAAATGTGGGTAGTTGTTTTAATGCGCCAAATATAAAAAATCCTTTTTCTTTTGAGCAAAGAAAGCAGATGATAGAAAGTGATTTGCAAATTACTGGAATTGATTTAGATATTGTAGTCATAGAGCCTTTAGCTGACTATTTTTATCAAGAACAAAAGTGGCATGATGAGTTACGTAAAAATGTTTATAAGCACGCTAAAAATAATAATAGTATTGCTATTGTTGGACATATCAAAGATAGTTCTAGTTATTACATGAAAAGTTTTCCTGAATGGGGTTATATTGCTGTTGATAATTACAAAAACCTTAATGCTACTGAATTTAGACAAAAGTTTTATAAGGGGATTATACTAAAACAATACATGTGTAGTAGTGATCCTAAGCTAGGCACTTATAATTTCTTGATAGAGTTTATGGCTACAAAGGCATATAAAGAACTAATTGCAGAAAATAAATATGTTATTGAGTGTAGAAAATTATGGCAAAATGTTCCTTTTAAGCCAAACTTTGTGACAGTTGATGCTTTAGTTATAGTAAATGATCATATTCTGATGGTGCAGAGAAAAGCTTTTCCTGGTAAAGGTTTGTGGGCATTGCCAGGAGGATTTCTAGAGTGTGATGAAACTATATCACAAGCTATAATTCGAGAATTATTTGAAGAAACAAATATCAGCTTAACTCAGGAACAGCTTACTATAGCAAAACGCTGTGAAAAAGTTTTTGACTATCCTGATCGTTCAATAAGAGGTAGAACAATTAGCCATGTTGGACTGTTCGTTTTTGATCAATGGCCAATCTTACCAGAAATTAATGCTACTGATGATGCAAAGGCTGCCAAATGGATGGCTTTGGATTCTATTATTGAAAATATCTATGATAAAATGCTAGAAGATTATTATCAAATTATCACAATTTTATTGGAAGAATGTGGTAAGAAACTATAA
- the glmU gene encoding bifunctional UDP-N-acetylglucosamine diphosphorylase/glucosamine-1-phosphate N-acetyltransferase GlmU, with amino-acid sequence MGLSVVILAAGKGSRMNSNKPKVLQTLAAKPLIEHVVSSVEKLSPDNIVVVTGHLKEQVEDILQGRNITFVYQQQQLGTGHAVLQTLPYLTDQKVLILYGDVPLISTEVLENLVDTTKDVDLGVLTAFVENPQGLGRIVRDRFGAVTEIVEEKDANDIQRQIKEINTGIYCVHKKLLQKWLPQIKANNVQKEYYLTDIITFAKTDHVSINVTHPINEFEILGVNDRDQLASLERVWQRNVAKKIMAMGVSIADPNRFDVRGNLDVGKDCWIDINVIIKGNVRLGNNVVVGANCILKNCIIEDNVRIKSNSMIDGSIIREGAIVGPFARVRPECDIKQGAVIGNFVEVKKTVLGRGSKASHLTYLGDSEIGANCNIGAGVITCNYDGVNKHKTVIGDYAFIGSDSQLIAPVNIGQGATVGAGSTIAKDVPSDNLAISRARQRHIDTWQRPVKKTDK; translated from the coding sequence ATGGGTTTATCAGTTGTTATTTTGGCTGCAGGTAAAGGTTCAAGAATGAACTCAAATAAACCAAAAGTTTTACAAACATTAGCTGCAAAACCTCTAATTGAGCATGTTGTTAGTTCTGTTGAGAAGCTAAGCCCAGATAATATAGTTGTTGTCACAGGACATCTAAAAGAGCAAGTTGAAGATATATTACAAGGAAGAAATATAACATTTGTTTATCAACAGCAGCAACTTGGTACAGGTCATGCTGTGTTACAAACACTACCATATTTAACAGATCAGAAAGTTTTAATCCTATATGGAGATGTACCTTTAATTTCGACCGAGGTTTTAGAAAACCTAGTTGATACTACCAAAGATGTTGATCTTGGCGTTCTAACAGCATTTGTTGAAAACCCCCAAGGTTTAGGTAGAATTGTTAGAGATAGATTTGGTGCGGTTACAGAAATTGTTGAAGAAAAAGATGCTAATGATATCCAGCGCCAGATAAAAGAAATTAATACAGGAATTTACTGTGTTCATAAAAAATTGCTGCAAAAATGGTTGCCGCAGATAAAAGCAAATAATGTTCAAAAGGAATATTATCTAACAGACATAATTACATTTGCAAAAACTGATCATGTTTCGATAAATGTAACTCATCCAATTAATGAGTTTGAAATTTTAGGTGTAAATGATAGAGATCAATTGGCTAGCCTTGAGCGAGTTTGGCAAAGAAATGTCGCTAAAAAGATTATGGCTATGGGTGTGAGTATTGCTGATCCAAATAGGTTTGATGTGCGTGGTAACCTTGATGTTGGTAAAGATTGCTGGATAGATATCAATGTGATAATCAAGGGTAATGTAAGACTTGGTAATAATGTTGTCGTTGGTGCTAATTGTATACTCAAAAATTGTATTATCGAAGATAATGTTAGAATCAAATCTAATAGTATGATAGATGGTTCTATTATTCGTGAAGGTGCAATAGTTGGTCCTTTTGCGCGTGTTAGACCTGAATGTGATATTAAACAAGGAGCAGTTATAGGTAACTTCGTTGAGGTTAAGAAAACTGTTCTTGGTAGAGGTTCAAAGGCGTCGCATTTAACTTATCTTGGTGATAGTGAAATCGGTGCTAATTGTAACATAGGTGCTGGTGTTATAACTTGTAATTATGATGGTGTCAATAAGCATAAAACAGTTATAGGTGATTATGCTTTTATTGGATCTGATTCGCAACTAATAGCTCCAGTTAATATTGGTCAAGGTGCAACTGTTGGTGCTGGATCAACTATTGCAAAAGATGTTCCTTCTGATAATCTTGCAATTTCAAGAGCAAGACAGCGTCATATTGATACTTGGCAGAGACCTGTCAAGAAAACAGATAAATAA